One genomic window of Kaistia geumhonensis includes the following:
- the hemN gene encoding oxygen-independent coproporphyrinogen III oxidase — MNAPFPAPSLDALTRRMVPRYTSYPTAPHFSDQVTGETYGAWLEAVAQSDAPISLYIHVPYCRSICTYCGCTTRAARRDEPLIAYAATLRREIALVAARLGHVAVSHIHWGGGTPNILPAGTMEAILADLAGYFRFTDDFEHAMELDPRHVTAEGAKALAALGVNRASLGIQTLDPAVQEAIARVQPLDVVEASFSALREAGITAINADLMYGLPLQTEASIAETAEAMLRLRPARFASFGYAHVPWMKRHQTLIDEATLPNGDARLRQAALMRDLLEAGGYQEIGIDHFALPDDPLAAAAREGRLRRNFQGYTDDEAVTLVGVGASSIGRTPAGYAQNAADEHGWRRAIEAGNLPITRGKAFEGDDALRAAIIERLLCDFAVDLPALAERHGAVGETFAAEQASLAPLVAAGWVSLDGGRLEIRAHHHALARVVAAEFDAYLGRGGRHSVAV, encoded by the coding sequence ATGAACGCTCCCTTTCCCGCGCCGAGCCTCGATGCCCTCACGCGCCGCATGGTGCCGCGCTACACTTCCTACCCGACCGCGCCGCATTTCTCCGATCAGGTGACGGGCGAGACTTATGGCGCTTGGCTCGAGGCGGTCGCGCAGTCGGACGCGCCGATCTCGCTCTATATCCACGTTCCCTATTGCCGCTCGATCTGCACCTATTGCGGCTGCACGACCCGTGCAGCACGCCGCGACGAGCCGCTCATCGCCTATGCCGCGACGCTCCGGCGCGAGATCGCGCTCGTCGCCGCGCGACTGGGCCACGTCGCGGTCTCTCATATCCATTGGGGCGGCGGCACGCCCAACATCCTGCCGGCCGGCACGATGGAGGCGATCCTCGCCGACCTCGCCGGCTATTTCCGCTTCACGGACGATTTCGAGCACGCGATGGAGCTCGACCCGCGCCATGTGACGGCGGAGGGCGCAAAGGCCTTGGCGGCGCTCGGCGTCAATCGCGCCAGCCTCGGCATCCAGACGCTCGATCCGGCCGTGCAGGAGGCGATCGCCCGCGTCCAGCCGCTCGATGTGGTCGAGGCGAGCTTTTCGGCCTTGCGCGAGGCCGGCATCACCGCGATCAACGCCGATCTCATGTACGGCCTGCCGCTGCAGACCGAAGCCAGCATCGCCGAGACCGCCGAGGCGATGCTGAGGCTGCGGCCCGCGCGCTTCGCCAGCTTCGGCTATGCGCATGTGCCCTGGATGAAGCGCCACCAGACGCTGATCGACGAGGCGACGCTGCCGAACGGCGATGCGCGGCTCCGCCAGGCTGCGCTGATGCGCGATCTGCTCGAGGCCGGCGGCTATCAGGAGATCGGCATCGACCACTTCGCCCTGCCGGACGATCCGCTGGCGGCGGCGGCGCGCGAGGGTCGACTCCGCCGGAATTTCCAAGGATATACCGACGACGAGGCGGTTACGCTCGTCGGCGTTGGCGCCTCCTCGATCGGCCGCACACCGGCCGGCTATGCGCAGAACGCAGCCGACGAACATGGCTGGCGGCGAGCGATCGAGGCGGGGAACCTGCCGATTACCCGCGGCAAGGCGTTCGAGGGCGACGACGCGCTGCGCGCCGCGATCATCGAGCGGCTGCTCTGTGATTTCGCCGTCGACCTGCCGGCGCTGGCCGAGCGGCACGGCGCAGTCGGAGAGACCTTCGCCGCGGAACAAGCCAGCCTCGCCCCGCTCGTCGCCGCCGGCTGGGTAAGCCTCGACGGCGGCCGCCTGGAGATCCGCGCCCATCATCACGCGCTCGCCCGTGTCGTGGCGGCGGAATTCGATGCCTATCTCGGGCGCGGCGGCCGTCATTCCGTCGCGGTCTGA